Genomic DNA from Stigmatella aurantiaca:
TGGTGCGAGTTCAACGGCGGAACAGCCAGGTCCCGGTGCAGCGCGAGGTTGGTGCACAGCTGGAACGCGGGCACGCCCACCTTGTGGGCCGTCAGCACCGGCAGGGGGAAGGTCGCATCCACCAGGAGCAGGTCGGCGCCACTCTCCTTCAAGCGGGACTCCAACGCCGTGCCGAAGAGGGCCTCGTCAATGCGGAGCCCATGCCGGTGGAGGACCTCCTGGATGATGTCCTTGCGTGCCTGCGGAGAGAGGCCTGGCGTGGCCATCTTCGCGTCCAGCTCCGCCTGCCGCCCCCGGGGCATCGCCTCCTCGTAGATGGGGGTGAAGGGCCACGGGTGTCCGCTCAGGAAGGGCTGCCCGTCCAGGGGCGCCATGTAGCGAATCTCGTGTCCTCGGGAGGCCAGCTGCCTGGCAAGGCCCAAGGTCGCGTGGATGTGCCCGGCCTCCGGCAGCGGAAGAAAGACGATTCGCGCCATGACCCGGAACCGTAACAGGCGGGTAGAGTCGGACAAACGGAAGATTGAGAGCCTCGACATGCGCCAGCCGACCGTGTCCGTCATCATGCCCGCGTACAACGTGGAGGCCTACCTGGCCGCCGCCATCGACTCGGTGCTCGCGCAGACCCATCGGGACGCTGAGATCCTCGTGGTCGATGACTGCTCGACGGACAGGACCGTGGAGGTCGCGGAGCGGTACCAGGACGAGCGCGTTAGCGTCCTCCGGAACGCGAGGAACGAGGGGCCCTCCCAAAGCCGGAACGTGGCCATCGACCATGCGCGAGGCGAGTGGATCGCCATCCTGGACTCGGATGACTGGTGGAAGGAGCAGCGTCTGGAGCGCCTGCTGGCGCTCGCGAACGCTTATCGCGCGGACGTCGTCTGCGACGATCTGCTGCTCGTCCCGGAAGGGGAGCTGCACCCAGTGGTGACGTTCTTCCAGACGCAGGCCCGGCGCCTGGGCGTCTTCGACAAGCCGTTCGAGGTGGATGCCCGGAAGATGGCGGAGGACGATTACGGTTTGCTGAAGCCCCTGTTCCGCAAGGCTTTTCTGGATGCCCACGGGCTTCGCTACAAGCCGTCCCTTCGCGCCGGTGAGGACTTCGAGTTCCTCCTCCGGTGCCTTCTTCACTCCGCCCGGATGGTCGTCTCGCACGAGGCGATGTACTGCTACCGGAGCCGCGCGGAGTCGTTGACCGCGGATCCGGTGCGGTGCCTGGCGAATATCCTCGCCATGACGGATGAGCTGCTCGGGACCGTGGACCCGGGCACGCATGGCGACGTCGTCGCGGCGCTCAGCTCCTACCGTGGCCGGAAGCACCAGGAGTTGGAGGACGCGCGATTCCGCGCCCCCCTCCAGAAGGGACGTTGGGGCGAGTGTATTGCCCTGGCGCTGAGGAATCCCACCAAGCTTCCGCGCTACGTCCCCATGGCGGGACGGCAGCTCCTCATGCTGGCCGCGTCGAAAGCGCGCCGGGGGAGCGCCTCCCGCTGACGGATGGAGCACCCGGTCGATCGTTGGGAACCCGGCCGTTGGTTTCTCGCGGCCTTTTCGGGTGACTCCGGTACGATGGCCGGAAACCCTTCGCAGCGCCTGGGTGAAGATCATGAGCTGGGTCAAGTCCGGATACGATGTGATCATCATCGGCAGCGGTCCGGGCGGGAGCACGCTGGCCCAGGGGCTGGCGCGCCGCGATTGCAACGTCCTGGTCGTCGAACAGGGCGACTTCCTGCGGCCGGAGACGGTTCCGGGCTCTCAGCAAACGACGTTCATCCGGGACGTCCAGCGGCGTGGCATCCGCTCCACTGTGGGCGGCGAGTCGAAGTTCTACGGCGCGGCCCTCTACCGTCTGCGTGAGAGCGACTTCTGCGTCCGGAGCACGGATCACGGGGAGTCGCCGGCGTGGCCTCTGACCTACGCCGACCTCGAGCCGTTCTATGACGAGGGCGAGCGGCTTTATTCGGTCCATGGTTCTCCCGAGGGTGACCCCAGCGAGCCGCCGCGTTCCCGGCCCTTTCCTCACGGCCCCATCGAGCATGAGCCCTTGATCTCGGAGGTGGTGGAGCGGCTCAAGGCCTGCGGTGTTCCGGTTGGCTACATCCCCAAGGGTATCGACGTAGGCCCCAACGGCCGCTGCGTCATGTGCTCGACGTGTGATGGCTACTACTGCCATCGCGACGCGAAGATGGACGCGGAGGTCGCGGCGCTCAGGCCCGCGCTCAAGACAGGCCGGGTGGAGCTCTCCACCGGCACGGACTGTCTCAAGGTTCTCACCACGCCCGATGGCCGCCGCGCCACCGGGGTGCTCCTCCGCCGTGGCAGCGAGGAGGCCGTCGTGCACGCGGACGTCGTCGTCGTGAGCGCCGGCATCCGGGAGTCACCGGTGCTCCTCTGGCGCTCGCGGAGCGACGCGCATCCGAACGGCATTGGGAACGCGGGGGGCGCGCTGGGCCGGTACCTCGCCGGTCACACGTGCGGTTTCATCTTTCCCTTCATGGGGCTGCGTCCCATCCCCGCGCTCCACCAGAAGACCTTCGCCATCAACGCCTTCTACGAAGCGCCTGCGGACTGGCCCCATCGGCTGGGCGTCATCCAGGCGACGGGGCAGATCCCCATTTGGAAGCAGGTGCATCCGCTCCTCTCTCCGTTCGTCGGCTTCGTCGCCCGCCGCAGCTTGGTGTGCGTGCTCATGACGGAGGTGGTGGGCACCGCCGAGTCGGGCTTCACCTTCAGCGGCGAGGGCATCTCTCAAGTCCGCAATCCCGAGCCCTGCCGCGAGACGTACCGGAAGTTGCGGCAGACGGCCGTCTCTCTCTTCCACAAGGCGGGCTTCCGGTGGGTCCATGCCTCGGAGCATTTCGATGCGCCCTGGCACACGGTGGGGACAGCCCGCATCGGGACGAACCCCGCCACCTCGGTCCTGGACGCCGAATGCCGGGTCCATGGGCTCGACAACTTGTACGTGGTCGACGCGTCCAGCCTGCCCACCGCGGGGGCCGTCAACACCACGCTCACCATCGTGGCGATGGCACTCCGGGCCGCGCAGACCATCGCGAGCGGCAAGCGCGCGCCTCGGGCGGGCGTGGCATGACCCTCGCCGGTCCCTGCGGTTTCAGTCCACCTTCGCGGCCGTGACGTGGGGGGTGGGCAGGAATCGCTCGATGGTGGCCACGGCCGCCTCCGGGGATTCCGCCTCGCGGAAGGCGCGGCCCATCCGCGCCAGCGCCTGGGCGTGGGAGGCGCTTCCCACCACGGTGTCCAGCAGCGAGAGCAGGGTGCCGGGCGTCAGCTGCTTCACATCCCCCTGAACGCCGAGCCCGTGGTGCACGACGAGCGAGGTCACATCAGGCTGATCGTCCTTCATGGGCAGTGCCACCATGGGCACGCCGAAGGAGATGCACTCCTTGACGCTGTTGAAGCCGCCGTGGGTCACCATGGCCGCGGCCTTGCGCAGCAACTGGAGCTGGGGCGCGTGCTTCACGGCCACGACACCGGCCGGTCCTCCGTCGAACTCCACTGGGTCGAGCAAGGCCCCTACGGCGAGGACGAACCGCCACCCGGGCCGCTGCGCTGCCGCCGCGCTCGCCACCTTGAGCGTCTTGCGCGCCAGCTCCGCCGAGGCCAGGGTTCCCAGCGAGAAGAAGATGAGCGGACGGCTGTCCTGGAGCCGCTCCCAGGGGAACGCCGGCTCCTGGCGCTCCAGGTCGATGGAGGGGCCCAGGTGATGCACTCGCTCGCGCGCCTCGGGTGTCTCCGGGGCCGCGAACTCCCGGGGGAAGAGCACCAGGTCTTGCAGCCGGGGGAGCTGGAACGGCGGGAAGCGGACTGGCTCCATCTGGCACCCATGCTTGAGCGCCAGCTTCTGGTAGTACTCCTGGAAGCGCGGCATCAAGCCCACGCGCGCGAGCACGGCCTCGAGCCAGCGCAACAGCGTCATCCGCGCGGAGGCTGGCGGCTTCCTGTTGCCCGCCAGCAGCAGGTGCACCAGGTGCGGGGGCAGGGTGGTGTTCAGGCGCACCGCCGGAATCCCATGGCCGTGACACACGATGGGCAGGTCGATCACCCGATCATCACAGAGGACGAGGCTGGGACGGAGTGACTTGAGCATCCGGTCGTATTCCCCATCCAGCGCGGCCTGGAGAAGGGCGTTGCGGCGCTGGACGTGGTCTCTCGCCAGGCGGCGCAAGTCCCGGCCGCGCAGTCTCGACGCCTTCTCGGACATCTCCGCCAGCAGTCCTTTGGGAAAGATGGCGCTGAAGACGGGGATGAACTCGAAGCCCTCCGCTTGGAGCGTGTCCTCCACGTCCGGCAGCGAGCAGTAGACGACCCGGTGACCGCGCGCGCGGAGCGTCTTCGCCAGCTTCAGCGTGGGATTGACGTGCCCGGCGAGCGGAAGCGGGGCGAAGAGGAGGGTGGCCATGCAAGTGAAGGGTCTATCAAAATTGATGAATTCCGGATATTTCAAGACGTGAATGACGTCTGCCAGTCTTTTTCGTGATTCACAGCGGCCCGCATCCTCGCAGCCCTCTTTCACCACGCTGGTGGAACTGCTCGGAACCCGCTGCTCTGAGAAGCCTCGCGAGCGGCTGTACCTCTTCGAGGAGGAATCGGCGGAGGACTCGGCCTCTTGCACGTACGGAGAGCTGGACGCACGCGCGCGAAGAATCGCGGTGGCGCTGAGCGGACTGGAGCCTGGCGCGCGCGTGGTGCTGCTGTATCCACCCGGTCTTGAATACATCGCCGGTTTCTTTGGCACCCTCTATGCGGGGCTGGTGGCGGTGCCCGCGTATCCGCCGGATCCGGCGCGGCTGGAGCGGACGCTGCCGCGCCTGCAGGCCATCATCCAGGACGCGCGGGCCACGGCGGTGCTCACCACGTCGTTCATCGTGTCGATGGGGGACTTCCTCTTCGAGCAGGCGCCGGAGCTGAAGGGCCTGCATTGGGTGGCCACGGATGCGCTGCCCGAGGGCGGCGAGGCC
This window encodes:
- a CDS encoding GMC oxidoreductase, with the translated sequence MSWVKSGYDVIIIGSGPGGSTLAQGLARRDCNVLVVEQGDFLRPETVPGSQQTTFIRDVQRRGIRSTVGGESKFYGAALYRLRESDFCVRSTDHGESPAWPLTYADLEPFYDEGERLYSVHGSPEGDPSEPPRSRPFPHGPIEHEPLISEVVERLKACGVPVGYIPKGIDVGPNGRCVMCSTCDGYYCHRDAKMDAEVAALRPALKTGRVELSTGTDCLKVLTTPDGRRATGVLLRRGSEEAVVHADVVVVSAGIRESPVLLWRSRSDAHPNGIGNAGGALGRYLAGHTCGFIFPFMGLRPIPALHQKTFAINAFYEAPADWPHRLGVIQATGQIPIWKQVHPLLSPFVGFVARRSLVCVLMTEVVGTAESGFTFSGEGISQVRNPEPCRETYRKLRQTAVSLFHKAGFRWVHASEHFDAPWHTVGTARIGTNPATSVLDAECRVHGLDNLYVVDASSLPTAGAVNTTLTIVAMALRAAQTIASGKRAPRAGVA
- a CDS encoding glycosyltransferase family 2 protein is translated as MRQPTVSVIMPAYNVEAYLAAAIDSVLAQTHRDAEILVVDDCSTDRTVEVAERYQDERVSVLRNARNEGPSQSRNVAIDHARGEWIAILDSDDWWKEQRLERLLALANAYRADVVCDDLLLVPEGELHPVVTFFQTQARRLGVFDKPFEVDARKMAEDDYGLLKPLFRKAFLDAHGLRYKPSLRAGEDFEFLLRCLLHSARMVVSHEAMYCYRSRAESLTADPVRCLANILAMTDELLGTVDPGTHGDVVAALSSYRGRKHQELEDARFRAPLQKGRWGECIALALRNPTKLPRYVPMAGRQLLMLAASKARRGSASR
- a CDS encoding glycosyltransferase, with product MATLLFAPLPLAGHVNPTLKLAKTLRARGHRVVYCSLPDVEDTLQAEGFEFIPVFSAIFPKGLLAEMSEKASRLRGRDLRRLARDHVQRRNALLQAALDGEYDRMLKSLRPSLVLCDDRVIDLPIVCHGHGIPAVRLNTTLPPHLVHLLLAGNRKPPASARMTLLRWLEAVLARVGLMPRFQEYYQKLALKHGCQMEPVRFPPFQLPRLQDLVLFPREFAAPETPEARERVHHLGPSIDLERQEPAFPWERLQDSRPLIFFSLGTLASAELARKTLKVASAAAAQRPGWRFVLAVGALLDPVEFDGGPAGVVAVKHAPQLQLLRKAAAMVTHGGFNSVKECISFGVPMVALPMKDDQPDVTSLVVHHGLGVQGDVKQLTPGTLLSLLDTVVGSASHAQALARMGRAFREAESPEAAVATIERFLPTPHVTAAKVD